In the genome of Acaryochloris sp. CCMEE 5410, the window GTCCTTTCGCATGCTGCGTGTTTCCCCACGATTTTCTAGAATTGCCCTGGCCTGGGGAGTATCCCTCAGCACCATTGCGCCCATTTTCTCAGCACTCCCTGCATCGGCCCAAGCCAATTTTTCTGATGTCAGTCTTGGATATTGGGCACGCCCATTTATCGAAAAACTAGCTGAGGAGAATGTCATTAAAGGCTTCCCGGACGGGACCTTTAAACCTGATCAGCCTGTCACCCGTGCTCAATTTGCAGCAATTGTTCGCCAGGCCTTCGATCGCGAGTCCACCCGCCAGTATCGCGGTTTTGCGGATGTCCCCACCAATCATTGGGCCCAGCCCGCCATTGATAAGGCTTACAGCACTCGCTTTATGTCAGGCTACCCGGGAAATTTATTCCAACCCAATCAAAGAATCCCCAAAGTCCAAGCCCTAGTCTCTTTAGCTAGTGGTCTAGAGTTAGAACCCGATGCCCCCACGGATGAGGTACTTGCCACCTTTCGGGATGCAGCAGATATCCCTGGCTATGCCGACAAAGGTGTCACAGCAGCGACGGAAGCAGGTTTAGTTGTGAACTATCCCAATGCCAACTTTTTAAATCCCAATCAGCAAGCCACTCGGGCCGAAATTGCAGCCTTTGTCTACCAAGCCTTGGTCGATCAAGGGGATTTAGATCCGATCCCTGACAAAGCGCGGGCCAATAACTACATTGTCAAACTAGACGGCACCGCCTCCCCAGAGAAACCCAGCACACCGATCAATACAGGCAATATCATTGCCTCTGGCTCCAAGATTCCCGTTCGATATCCAGGGCCAAACAAAGTCAATCTGATTGTTGCCCCCGGAGAAACGGTAGACACTAAGCTAGAAGTCGCAGAGGACATTGTCAATGCTGCAGGTACAGTGCTTATTCCCAAAGGCAGTCTGATCGAAGGAACGCTAGTGCCAGTTAATGTCGGCACAACCCCTGGGACACAGTTTGTAGCTAAAACCCTCAAAGTAGGGGCTCGTAACTACGACATCAGGGCCAACTCTGATCCCCAGGTAGCGGTTTCTCGGCAATCCGTCAAACCCAATGATATTAGAGGTGCTATCAGTACAACAGCCGGTCGAACCATTCTGAACTCCGTCCTAGGCAGTGGGTTTAACTTAGGCAGTTTACTCACCGGTGCCTTGCTAAGTGGGGTGGTCACCAGCCCCTCTGCCCCCAAAGACAGCGTGATAGTCGTCGATCCAGCCGCATTGGAGTTAACCATCCAATCGAGTTTGGATCTAACCACCTAGATCGCCTAAGCTCCCCAGCCCTTGAACAATACCTTTACTCTCAAGGGCTGGAGAACAGCTTATGGATCTAAAGCCTGCCAAATTGTCGTCAGAATCGTGTTGGAGAACAAAAAACCGTCCGGGTCCGTTAAACAAATAGCCTCCTCTGGATGATGAGGTAACTGCAACCAACCCTGCTCCTGGTAGGGAGCGAGACACTGTAGCAAGGTATCCACTATCTGAGGGCTGGCCAGATCTTGCAATGTGGAGAGGGAGACCCCCGTTGCCAATCTGAGGCCCATCATTAGGGTTTCTAGCAAAATGTCTAGGTCAGAACTCACCGCATCGTCCATCTGCCCTTGGGTCGCAATCAGCCGTTTTACCCAATCGGCATAAGCTTTGCGGGTCCGAGGACGACTAACCCTTTGCCCATGAACATAGCTGGTCGCCCCCATGCCGAAGCCATAATAGGGGTTGTTGCGCCAATAGACTTGATTATGCCGACAGGTATACCCTGGACGGGCATAGTTAGAGATTTCGTAATGGTCATAGCCAGCAGCGGTTAGGGTAGTGGCAGCGAGACGATACATCTGAGCTGCGGTTTCATCCGAGGGGAGGGGCTGCATTCCTGGCTGATACTTTTTTCCAAAGACTGTCGTGGGTTCAATCACTAAGTCATAGGTGGAAAGATGAGTGGGTTCCAAGGCTAAAGCTGCTTCTAAATTGGCCTGCCATTGGTCTAGAGTTTGGTTAGGTAAGCCCGAGATCAAATCCAGCCCAAAATTAGTGATACCGGCTTGGTGGAGAATTGCGATCGCATCATCGATATCCGTCACCGTATGGGAGCGCCCGCACACCTGCAACAACTCCTCCGTAAAAGCTTGAACCCCTAAACTAACTCTGGTTATACCTAAGGTCTTAAACTGCCGCATGAGCGGCCAGGAAAACGTCCCTGGATCCATTTCAATGGAAATTTCTATATCCGGCTCCAAGCCAAATTGTTGTTCTAAGCACTGCAAAATTTGCTCTAATTGCAGAGCAGATAACAGAGAAGGCGTTCCACCACCGAAAAAGATGGTTTTTAGGGGGTGCGGTCCTGATGCAGTGATCTCAATTTC includes:
- the hemW gene encoding radical SAM family heme chaperone HemW, coding for MKIAQPAPIASAWPTSAYIHIPFCRRRCFYCDFPISVIGDRKRGETSLAIADYVDLLCEEIEITASGPHPLKTIFFGGGTPSLLSALQLEQILQCLEQQFGLEPDIEISIEMDPGTFSWPLMRQFKTLGITRVSLGVQAFTEELLQVCGRSHTVTDIDDAIAILHQAGITNFGLDLISGLPNQTLDQWQANLEAALALEPTHLSTYDLVIEPTTVFGKKYQPGMQPLPSDETAAQMYRLAATTLTAAGYDHYEISNYARPGYTCRHNQVYWRNNPYYGFGMGATSYVHGQRVSRPRTRKAYADWVKRLIATQGQMDDAVSSDLDILLETLMMGLRLATGVSLSTLQDLASPQIVDTLLQCLAPYQEQGWLQLPHHPEEAICLTDPDGFLFSNTILTTIWQALDP
- a CDS encoding S-layer homology domain-containing protein, which translates into the protein MLRVSPRFSRIALAWGVSLSTIAPIFSALPASAQANFSDVSLGYWARPFIEKLAEENVIKGFPDGTFKPDQPVTRAQFAAIVRQAFDRESTRQYRGFADVPTNHWAQPAIDKAYSTRFMSGYPGNLFQPNQRIPKVQALVSLASGLELEPDAPTDEVLATFRDAADIPGYADKGVTAATEAGLVVNYPNANFLNPNQQATRAEIAAFVYQALVDQGDLDPIPDKARANNYIVKLDGTASPEKPSTPINTGNIIASGSKIPVRYPGPNKVNLIVAPGETVDTKLEVAEDIVNAAGTVLIPKGSLIEGTLVPVNVGTTPGTQFVAKTLKVGARNYDIRANSDPQVAVSRQSVKPNDIRGAISTTAGRTILNSVLGSGFNLGSLLTGALLSGVVTSPSAPKDSVIVVDPAALELTIQSSLDLTT